The Streptomyces sp. ALI-76-A nucleotide sequence CCGGCTCGGCACGCTGATGACCGCCGGTACCTTCCGCCTGCCCGGCGTGCTCGCCATCCAGGTCGCGCAGGTCGACCAGATGTCCGGCGGACGCGTCGAACTGGGCCTGGGCGCGGGGTGGTTCGAGGAGGAGCACACGGCGTACGGCATCCCCTTCCCGAAGGAGAAGTTCGCGCGCCTGGAGGAGCAGCTGGCGATCGTCACCGGCCTGTGGGAGACGGCACCCGGCCAGACCTTCGACTTCCACGGCCAGTTCTACGACCTCACGGACTCGCCCGCGCTGCCCAAGCCCGCGCAGCGCAAGGTCCCCGTCCTCATCGGCGGTCACGGCGCCACCCGCACCCCGCGCCTGGCAGCCCGGTACGCCGACGAGTTCAACATGCCGTTCGGCTCGGTGGAGGACAGCGAGCGCCAGTTCGGCCGGGTCCGCGCCGCCGCCGAGGCGGCCGGCCGCCCGGCGGACGAGATCACCTACTCCAACGCCCTCGTCGTCTGCGTCGGCAAGGACGACCAGGAGGTCGCCCGCCGGGCCGCCGTGATCGGCCGCGAGGTCGACGAGCTGAAGGCCAACGGCCTGGCCGGCACTCCGGCCGAGGTCGTCGAGAAGATCGGCCGTTACGCCGGGATCGGCTCCGAGCGGATCTACCTCCAGGTGCTCGACCTCGCGGACCTGGACCACCTGGAACTCATCTCGTCCCAGGTGCAGTCGCAGCTGTCGTAGCTCCTCGGCGGGCGACTGTGACACGCCTGTGGCCGGAACTGTGGCCTCCGTCACGGGCGGCGCGACCGCATGCTGGTGGGGTGGCCCGATGCGAAGAGCCATCCCCCTCGTCCTCCCCGTCCTCGCCGCCGTCCTGCTCGTGGCGGGCTGCGGATCCGAACGCGCCGGTGCACAGGGCGGCGCCGACGGCGGGGGAGAGGCGGGCGGCGGCAGCGCGTCCCCGCGGGGCCCCGTCTCCGATCCGGGCGTGGACGGTGTGCGGATCACCGGGGTGAGCGTTCCGTCCCCGGGCGCCGCGTCCGACGTCTCCGCGACCTACGAGATCGCCAACGACGGCACCGAGGCACTCACGTACACCATCCTGTTCGACTTCACGACGTCCACCGGTGAGGTCATGGCCAACACCCGGCAGACCGTTCGCGACGTCGAACCGGACCGCGGCGCGCGAGGGACCGTCGCGATGCCGCCGTCGACGGTGAGCGTCCACGACGTGACCCAGGTCAAGATCTCCCAGGTCACCAGCGTCCCCGTGGACGAGGCACCGGCCGAGCCGGGTGACTGCCCGGCGTCCGGGGTCCGGGTCACGGCCGACGAGGGCGACGCGGCCATGGGGCTGCGGGTCGTGGGGCTGTGGCTGGAGAACTGCGGAACCGGTGCCTACCGGATCGACGGCTACCCCCGCCTGAGTCTCCTCGACGACGAGCGTGAGCCGGTCGACGGCGTCCGGATCCTCCGGGGCAGCGGCGGCATCACCACCGCCGTGCCCGGCATCGACGACCCGCCCCGGCCCGTGACCCTGCGGCCCGGCGAGCGCGCGCGGGCCACTCTGGTGTGGCGCAACACCGTCGGGTCGGGCACCGCCGTCGACGTCCCGTACGTCAGGGTCCGGGCGAAGGCCGACGCCGCCCCGGTGATGGTGACCCCCCACCTGGACCTCGGGACCACCGGGAAGCTGGGGGTCGGCCCCTGGCGGGCGGAGCGGTGAGGGCCGGGAAACGAGGGCCGAGGGGGCCGGAAGTGAGGGGGGCGAGGAGCGGGAGCGCACGGCTCCCGGCCCCCTCGCCCCGTCGGCACCTCAGCCCGTGGCGAGCATGCTCTCCCGCAGGCGGGCCAGCAGCCGGGACAGCAGCCGGGAGATGTGCATCTGGGAGATGTCGAGGCGTCGGCCGATCTCCGCCTGGGTCAGTTCCTCGACGAACCGCAGGTGCAGGATCAGGCGGTCCCGGTCGCCGAGATCGGCGATCAGCGGGGCGAGTGCGTGGAAGTTCTCGACGAGTTCGAGGGCGGAGTCCTCCTCGCCGATGAACTCGGTGAGGGTCGCGTCGTGCTCGTCCGGGTCACCGCTGATGGCGGCGTCCAGGGAGGCGGAGGTGTAGCCGTTCGACGCGATCCGGGCCTCGATGACCTCCTCCTCCGTGAGGTTCATCAGGGTCGCCAGTTCGGACACCTTGGGGGCGCGGCCCAGACGCGTGCCGAGTTCCTCGGTGGCCTTGGCGAGTTCGGTGCGCGCCTCCTGAAGGCGGCGAGGCACGTGCACGGCCCAGGAGGTGTCGCGGAAGAACCGCTTGATCTCACCGACGATGTACGGCACCGCGAAGCTGGCGAACTGGACCTCACGGGAGATCTCGAACCGGTCGATGGCCTTGATCAGCCCGATCGTGCCGACCTGGACGATGTCCTCCATGTCCTGGCCGCTGCTGCGGTACCGGCCGGCCGCGAACCGCACCAGGGACATGTTCATCTCGATGAGGGTGTTGCGGGCGTACTGGTGTTCGCGCGTGCCCTCTTCAAGGGTGCTGAGCCGGTCGAAGAACAGCTTGGACAGTTCGCGAGCGTCCTTGGGCGCGATCTTCTGCGGGTCGGCGATCTGCGGCAGCTCCGTACCGGCGTCCGCCATCGTGTCGACGCGTGTTGTCGCGGTCACAGCCTCTCCCCTTACTGTCCCGGCCTGTCGTGCTCCCTGACGGGCGGCCCGTGGCGGGCTGTTACCCGGTCTGAACCGACTCATGCCCCTTGACCATGTCAAGCGTGACAACCGTCACTTCCGCGGTGCGTCCCGCCGCGCCCCGCCGACTCCGAGACATCTCTCACGGACAGCGCAACTCGCCCGCGCCAGGGGGTAACAGCGTTACGGGAGGGACGGTGGGCAGACGGCCGGGCGGGTGGACCGGGAGACCGGCGCCCGGGCAGACAGTTGCCGTTTGACAACTATAGCGGCGAGGCAAGAAAGTAGAGGTCGGACGTGTGCGGGGAAGGATCTGGAATGTTCCGGTGGTCGCAGGGCGCTCCGCGCGCTGATCACCGGCACCGGACGGCGGTTGACCCGACGCCGAGGCGTGTCACTCAGGCGGTCCGGCTCCCGGAGTCCTGGGTCTCCTCGTGTATCTGCGCCGCCGCCGCGTCGCAGAACGCCTCCAGCCCTCGCAGCAGCGCGGTCCGCTGGGCGACGGGCATCTGGTCGAGGACCGCCTGCACCTCGCGCTCCCGGCGCGCGCGCAGGTCCGCGAGGAAGTCGCGGCCCCGGCCGCTCAGGTGCAGGCGCACCTCGCGCCGGTCGGCCGGACTCACCACGCGCTCGACGAACCCCGCGGCCTGTAGGCGGTCGCACAGCCGGCTGGTCGAGGGCGGCGTGGAGGCGAGGCAGTCGGCCAGGGTGCGCAGGTTGATGCCGTCCTGGTGTTCCAGGATGAGCAGCACGCGCAGTTGGGACGCGGAGGCGGGTGCGGTCGAGGCCCGGCCCCACAGGACTTCCAGCAGCTCCGCGGCCGTGGAGGTCACACGGGCGACCTCGGCCGGCTGGGGGCGGGGGCGGAAGGAAGTCACAGTCACACTCTCGCAGGTGCGGGGATAGCCGTCAGCGTACTAGGCGCGCGGACCGGTCAGAGAGGGGCCGGTCGACCGGCCGGACGGTCTCGTCGCGTCGCGGAGGTCTGTGCGCGCCGCAGCAGAAGGATTGGTGTGTTTACCATCGTGAACAGATTTGTGGCCGCTGAGCGCGCTCTGCGCACGGCGGCACCCCACGAGTTGCTCGACGCGGTCCGTGGTGTGCTCATCGAGCGGTACGCGGCGGATTCCGTCGAGCTCTTCATGGCCGACTACAGCCTGTCCGTGCTGCAGCCGGTGTCCGTGCTGCCGCACACCCTGGAGCCGGTGTCGGTGCACAACAGCCCGGCCGGCCGCGCCTTCGGCGCCCAGGAGCCGTTCCTGGAGGACGCCCCGGACGGCTCGGTGCGCGTGCACCTGCCGGTCACCGTGCGGGGGGACCGGCTCGGCGTGCTGTCGGTGAGCCTGCACGGTGAGGAGCGCGTCCGGGACTGTCTGGCGGAGCTGGCGGAGATCGCCCAGGTGCTCGGCCATGAGGTGATCGTGGCCGAGCGGGACACGGACCTGTACCTCCAGGCGCGGCGCAAGGACCGGCTGACCCTGGCCGCGGAGATGCAGTGGCAGCTGCTGCCCGGCCGGTCCTGCGCGCGCCGGGAGTACGAACTCGGCGCGCAACTGGAGCCCGCGTACGCCATCTTCGGCGACAACTTCGACTGGTCGGCCACCGCGGACCGGCTGACGCTGTACGTCTCCAACGGCATGGGGGAGGGGATAGAGGCCTCCCTGCTGACGAACCTGGCCATCAACGCGTTGCGCAACGCACGACGGGCCGGTATTCCCATCGCCGACCAGGCGGCCCTGGCCGACCAGGCGGTCTACGCGCACTACCGGGGCCGCTGCTATCTGTCCGCGCTCATGTTCGACTTCGATCTCGCCACCGGGCGTGCCCAGGTGGTGGACGCCGGTTCCCCGCAGCTGCTGCGGCTGCGGGACGGCGTGGTGGACCGCGTCGCCTTCGAGGCCCAGCTGCCGCTGGGCATGTTCGAGGAGACCGACTACGTGGCGCAGGACTTCCAGGCCGAACCGGGTGACCGGCTGATCTTCGTCAGCGACGGCGTCTACGGGGTCGCCTCCCCGGGCGGCGAGGCGTACGGGGACGCCGCCCTGGCCCGAGCGATCATGGCGACCCGGCTGCTGCCCGCCGCCGAGGTACCCCGGGCCGTCCTGCGGGAACTGACGGGTCATCGCGGCCGGTTCCCGCCCGACGACGACGCCCTGATCGTCTGCCTGGACTGGCACGGGCGGTGACCGCGACGGCGGTCATCCTGGTCCGCCCAGGTTTTGACGATCAAGTGTTGTTTGCGCCATACGGCGGGCGCTAATGTTTGTCATGCGGCAACTAAGGGCTGACCGCCTGCCGCCTGGAGGCCACGCGGCCCTGTGCAGAGGGAGTCAAGCAGGTGTCGGAACACGACGCGGCCTCCGAGTCGGCGGCACTGCGGGTGGGCGCGTTCCTCGCCGGCCGCCGGGAGCAGATCGCCCAGCGGTGGGCCGACGCCGCCCTGTTCCGGACCGTGTTCACGGTCTCCCGGGACGAGGCGGTGGAGGCGGGCAAGGCCGTGGTGGACGCGCTGTCCGCGGTGGCCGCATCCGGCACGGTGGAGGACGTCACGGCGCCGGGTTTCGGGCCGGTGCGGGAACAGCTCGCGCGGATGGCGGCCGCCCGGGTCCGCGGCGGAGCGACTCCGGCTCTGATCGCCAACGAAGTGGCCGGCCTGCGCGGACCGGTGACCGGCCTGCTGCGGGCCGAGTTCCCGGATCCGTCCGACGCGCACGCCCAGGAGTGCGTGCTGTCCCTGACCGTGCTGCTGGGCACCCTGCGCCTGGTGATGATGGAGACGACGCTCAGCGCGGGCGAGGCACTGATCGAGCGGCAGCGCCAGCAGCTGCTCGAAGTGGCCACCCCGGTGATCAGCCTGTGGGAGGGCGTGGTCGCCGTGCCGCTGATCGGCACCCTCGACAGCGCCCGCAGCCAGGTCGTCATGGAGAACCTGCTGGACGCGATCGTCACCCGGCACGCCCGGTACGCCATCCTCGACATCACCGGCGTGCCCACCGTCGACTCCCTGGTCGCCCAGCACCTGATGAAGACCGTGGCCGCGGCCCGGCTGATGGGCGCCGAATGCATCGTCTCCGGCATCCGCCCCGCCATCGCGCTGACCATCGTCCAGCTCGGCATCGACCTGGGTACGGTGCCCACCCGGGCCGGCCTGGCCGACGCCCTGGCGTACGCGCTGGGCCGGCAGGGCGTCGAGATCTCTCCGGGGCCGGCCGCCCGCGCGGGCCTGCGGTGAACGGCCCGTCCCGCGACCACGCCACCCCCGTACCGGCCCCGACACCGGGCGACACCCCGCGCGCCACCTCGCACGACGGAACGGCCGGACGGCTCCCGCGGACCGCCCCCCGTCGTCCCGCGCCCAGTGGAGCACCCGGCACGCCGATCGACGCCACCGCCCCGGAGGCCGTCAACCCGTGGCGACGGTGGGGTGCCGCCGGGGTCGTCTCCGCCGTCGGTCGGGGACGGGTTGCCGCCGGGGTCGTCTCCGCCGTCGGCCCGGCGGGTGCGCGGGTGGTGTCGGACCGGCTGCGGGCCACCGCTGTGGTCGGCCTTGCCGGAACGGGGCGGGGGAGTGCTCGGCACCGGCCGTTCACCGTCCCGGGCGTGGGCGGTCGTGCGGGCACCGCCTGGCGGGATGCGTCCGCCACCGCCCGTGCCGCCGGGCCGTTCGCCGTCCGGACCGCGTCGGCCGCGGCCGCGCGGGAGGCCAGGTGACCCAGGCCTTCCGTCACGCGGTCGCGACGAGCCTGCCGATCGGCTCGGACGCGGACCTGGCCTGGGTACGCCAGCAGGTGCGGCAGGCCGCCGCCGAGCTCGGGTTCGGGCTGGTGCAGCAGACCAAGCTGGTCACGGCGGCCAGCGAACTGGCCCGCAACACCCTCGTCCACGGCGGGGGCGGACACGTGCGGATCACACCGCTGGACAGCGGACGGGACCGGGGGCTGCGGCTGTCGTTCACCGATTCCGGCCCCGGGATCCGCGACCTCGACCTGGCGTTGACCGACGGCTACACCTCCGGCGGCGGCCTGGGACTGGGCCTGAGCGGGGCCAGGCGGCTGGTGCAGGAGTTCGCCGTCGACAGCCGGCCCGGTGAGGGCACCACCGTCACCGTCGTCGCCTGGGTCTCCGGCACGCCTCCACCCCGGTCGGAGCCCGGGTGAGCCGGGTGTGGGACATCCCCGTGCACGACTCGTCCCGAGTCCGGGATGTCCGCGTGGCGGCCGAGTCGGCCGCCACGCACGCGGGACTGGACCGCCACCGCACCGCGGTCGCCGCGCTGGTGGCCACCGAGCTGGCGGCCAACCTCGCCAAGCACGCGGGCGGCGGCCGGATCGTGCTCAACCTGGTCGGGTGCGGGCACCTCGGCACCGACGCCCCCGGGCCGTCCCTCCAACTCGTCTCCCTCGACCACGGACCGGGCATCGCCGACGCCGCGGTGGCCCTGCGCGACGGCTACACCACCACCGCCGCCTCACCGGGCGCCGGACTGGGCACCTGCCTGCGCGTGTCCGACGCGTTCGACCTGTACAGCACCCCCGGGCGGGGCACGGTCGTGGTGGCCCGCTTCGACCACGTACCCCCCTCCGCTCGGGCGTCGCGGGAGTCCCGCCCGTCCGGCCGCGTGGGCGGCATCAACGTCTCCCTCGCCCGGGACGAGCACTCCGGGGACGCCTGGAGCTGGGCCCGTTCC carries:
- a CDS encoding PP2C family protein-serine/threonine phosphatase, translated to MNRFVAAERALRTAAPHELLDAVRGVLIERYAADSVELFMADYSLSVLQPVSVLPHTLEPVSVHNSPAGRAFGAQEPFLEDAPDGSVRVHLPVTVRGDRLGVLSVSLHGEERVRDCLAELAEIAQVLGHEVIVAERDTDLYLQARRKDRLTLAAEMQWQLLPGRSCARREYELGAQLEPAYAIFGDNFDWSATADRLTLYVSNGMGEGIEASLLTNLAINALRNARRAGIPIADQAALADQAVYAHYRGRCYLSALMFDFDLATGRAQVVDAGSPQLLRLRDGVVDRVAFEAQLPLGMFEETDYVAQDFQAEPGDRLIFVSDGVYGVASPGGEAYGDAALARAIMATRLLPAAEVPRAVLRELTGHRGRFPPDDDALIVCLDWHGR
- a CDS encoding DUF4232 domain-containing protein translates to MRRAIPLVLPVLAAVLLVAGCGSERAGAQGGADGGGEAGGGSASPRGPVSDPGVDGVRITGVSVPSPGAASDVSATYEIANDGTEALTYTILFDFTTSTGEVMANTRQTVRDVEPDRGARGTVAMPPSTVSVHDVTQVKISQVTSVPVDEAPAEPGDCPASGVRVTADEGDAAMGLRVVGLWLENCGTGAYRIDGYPRLSLLDDEREPVDGVRILRGSGGITTAVPGIDDPPRPVTLRPGERARATLVWRNTVGSGTAVDVPYVRVRAKADAAPVMVTPHLDLGTTGKLGVGPWRAER
- a CDS encoding LLM class F420-dependent oxidoreductase, whose product is MDLRIFTEPQQGATYDTLLTVAKATEDLGFDAFFRSDHYLRMGSVDGLPGPTDAWITLAGLARETRRIRLGTLMTAGTFRLPGVLAIQVAQVDQMSGGRVELGLGAGWFEEEHTAYGIPFPKEKFARLEEQLAIVTGLWETAPGQTFDFHGQFYDLTDSPALPKPAQRKVPVLIGGHGATRTPRLAARYADEFNMPFGSVEDSERQFGRVRAAAEAAGRPADEITYSNALVVCVGKDDQEVARRAAVIGREVDELKANGLAGTPAEVVEKIGRYAGIGSERIYLQVLDLADLDHLELISSQVQSQLS
- a CDS encoding MarR family transcriptional regulator, yielding MTVTSFRPRPQPAEVARVTSTAAELLEVLWGRASTAPASASQLRVLLILEHQDGINLRTLADCLASTPPSTSRLCDRLQAAGFVERVVSPADRREVRLHLSGRGRDFLADLRARREREVQAVLDQMPVAQRTALLRGLEAFCDAAAAQIHEETQDSGSRTA
- a CDS encoding SigB/SigF/SigG family RNA polymerase sigma factor; its protein translation is MADAGTELPQIADPQKIAPKDARELSKLFFDRLSTLEEGTREHQYARNTLIEMNMSLVRFAAGRYRSSGQDMEDIVQVGTIGLIKAIDRFEISREVQFASFAVPYIVGEIKRFFRDTSWAVHVPRRLQEARTELAKATEELGTRLGRAPKVSELATLMNLTEEEVIEARIASNGYTSASLDAAISGDPDEHDATLTEFIGEEDSALELVENFHALAPLIADLGDRDRLILHLRFVEELTQAEIGRRLDISQMHISRLLSRLLARLRESMLATG
- a CDS encoding anti-sigma regulatory factor, which gives rise to MTQAFRHAVATSLPIGSDADLAWVRQQVRQAAAELGFGLVQQTKLVTAASELARNTLVHGGGGHVRITPLDSGRDRGLRLSFTDSGPGIRDLDLALTDGYTSGGGLGLGLSGARRLVQEFAVDSRPGEGTTVTVVAWVSGTPPPRSEPG
- a CDS encoding ATP-binding SpoIIE family protein phosphatase, with amino-acid sequence MSRVWDIPVHDSSRVRDVRVAAESAATHAGLDRHRTAVAALVATELAANLAKHAGGGRIVLNLVGCGHLGTDAPGPSLQLVSLDHGPGIADAAVALRDGYTTTAASPGAGLGTCLRVSDAFDLYSTPGRGTVVVARFDHVPPSARASRESRPSGRVGGINVSLARDEHSGDAWSWARSGARLTLMLADGLGHGVKAAAASTAAVEELSRAAHTPPDEILRRLDAALRPTRGAAVAVAQLDEDAGQLHFAGIGNVGARLRTDDGWHSLVSHPGIVGAHHLATRRVQLLPWRRDSLLILHSDGLPGRWRPPDDTRLLTRDPAVVAAAVLRDAGRDGHLVPDDTSVAVLAPRPPDPGA
- a CDS encoding STAS domain-containing protein → MSEHDAASESAALRVGAFLAGRREQIAQRWADAALFRTVFTVSRDEAVEAGKAVVDALSAVAASGTVEDVTAPGFGPVREQLARMAAARVRGGATPALIANEVAGLRGPVTGLLRAEFPDPSDAHAQECVLSLTVLLGTLRLVMMETTLSAGEALIERQRQQLLEVATPVISLWEGVVAVPLIGTLDSARSQVVMENLLDAIVTRHARYAILDITGVPTVDSLVAQHLMKTVAAARLMGAECIVSGIRPAIALTIVQLGIDLGTVPTRAGLADALAYALGRQGVEISPGPAARAGLR